In the genome of Spirochaetae bacterium HGW-Spirochaetae-1, one region contains:
- a CDS encoding MFS transporter: protein MDKKKGELSFKVKTGYGSGDLGGNLFFTVVAFWLMNYLTDEVGLSASLAGAALMIGKIWDAVTDPAVGYLSDRTRTRLGRRRPWMLAGSVPLGLSFFFLFTNPRLEGQSTLFIWAALAYMAVCTFYTFVNIPYNAMTPELTKDFDERTVLNGYRMMFAVVGTLIGAGTALPIINAAAGRTAGYMIMGGIYGAIMTVTALVPVITVKEPVHGKFEKGENIFRSYLSALKTRPFLLILLPWVFNIIGITIVTATLIYYFKYVLMSEGLMTVAMIVLLVTSMIFIPLAVKLSERIGKKQTYIAGMSLFALSVLIVFFLGHLLDIKFIFVMMFFSGMGFSTHYVLPWAIIPDTVEYDYSRTGIRREGVFYSLWTFSIKLGQALAGLLVGIILDAFGYLPDVPQTASAMLGIRLLIGPFTAVFFIVANTILWFYPIDRDAYEKIRDDIRKMEEGQ from the coding sequence ATGGATAAGAAAAAAGGGGAGCTTTCCTTTAAGGTTAAAACAGGGTATGGTTCCGGCGACCTGGGAGGAAACCTTTTTTTTACCGTCGTGGCATTCTGGCTCATGAATTATCTAACCGATGAAGTGGGACTCTCGGCTAGCCTGGCGGGAGCGGCCCTCATGATCGGTAAAATATGGGACGCCGTCACTGATCCCGCCGTGGGATACCTCTCGGACCGGACAAGAACACGCCTGGGAAGGCGGCGCCCCTGGATGCTGGCCGGCTCTGTTCCCCTGGGGTTGTCTTTCTTTTTCCTGTTCACCAATCCCCGCCTGGAGGGACAGAGTACGCTCTTCATCTGGGCAGCCCTGGCCTACATGGCCGTCTGTACTTTTTACACCTTTGTCAATATTCCCTACAATGCCATGACACCGGAACTGACCAAGGACTTCGACGAAAGGACCGTGCTGAACGGATATCGCATGATGTTTGCCGTCGTGGGCACCCTTATCGGCGCGGGCACGGCTCTTCCCATCATCAATGCTGCGGCGGGACGCACCGCCGGCTATATGATCATGGGGGGCATATACGGCGCCATCATGACGGTCACGGCCCTTGTTCCCGTGATCACCGTGAAGGAACCGGTTCACGGCAAATTTGAAAAAGGCGAAAATATTTTCAGGTCATACCTGTCAGCGCTGAAAACCAGGCCCTTTCTGCTTATCCTGCTCCCCTGGGTCTTCAATATCATCGGCATCACCATAGTGACGGCGACGCTCATATACTACTTTAAATACGTGCTTATGAGCGAAGGGCTCATGACCGTTGCCATGATAGTCCTTCTCGTCACATCGATGATATTCATTCCCCTGGCGGTGAAGCTCTCGGAGAGGATCGGGAAAAAGCAGACATACATTGCCGGCATGAGCCTTTTTGCCCTGTCGGTTCTCATCGTCTTCTTTCTGGGGCACCTGCTGGATATAAAATTCATTTTTGTCATGATGTTTTTTTCCGGCATGGGTTTTTCCACGCACTATGTTCTGCCCTGGGCCATCATCCCCGATACGGTGGAATACGATTACAGCCGGACCGGAATCCGAAGGGAAGGGGTCTTCTACAGCCTCTGGACTTTTTCCATCAAGCTGGGCCAGGCCCTGGCCGGCCTCCTTGTCGGCATTATTCTCGATGCTTTCGGGTACCTGCCCGATGTGCCCCAGACAGCCTCGGCCATGCTGGGCATACGGCTTCTCATCGGGCCCTTCACGGCCGTGTTTTTTATCGTGGCCAACACTATTCTCTGGTTCTATCCCATTGACCGTGACGCCTATGAAAAAATCCGTGATGACATCAGGAAGATGGAAGAGGGACAATAG